From one Catharus ustulatus isolate bCatUst1 chromosome 1, bCatUst1.pri.v2, whole genome shotgun sequence genomic stretch:
- the FOXH1 gene encoding forkhead box protein H1, with amino-acid sequence MGVVTAPAPSRGSRTESRTEPRDESSAEPRDGSRDGSRGSRGGSRGSPGRPQRYRRHPKPPYSYLALIALVIRAAPGRRLKLAQILQQLRALFPFFGGGYQGWKDSVRHNLSSNPCFAKVLKDPSRPQSKGNFWTVDVSRIPPAALRLQNTAVARGGATPFVPDLSPFVLSGRRYPPTPQNSDFSIDSLLGEPQNPSAPPQIHPKIPICPQICPQICPQICPQIWGQLPTSHSSGGGPNVVAPGLDFLGGQGSFPKKKSGGEQQNLGEGAEFGAAPPNKSVFDVWLSHPGDIGMRG; translated from the exons GGACGAATCCTCGGCCGAGCCCCGGGATGGATCCCGGGATGgatcccgggggtcccggggcggTTCCCGGGGGTCTCCGGGCCGCCCCCAGCGCTACCGGCGCCACCCCAAGCCCCCGTACTCGTACCTGGCTCTGATCGCGCTCGTCATCCGCGCCGCCCCGGGCCGCCGCCTCAAGCTCGCGCAG atcctgcagcagctgcgggCGCTGTTCCCGTTTTTCGGCGGCGGGTACCAGGGCTGGAAGGATTCCGTGCGCCACAACCTCTCCTCCAACCCCTGCTTCGCCAAG GTGCTCAAGGACCCCTCCCGCCCCCAATCCAAAGGCAATTTCTGGACCGTGGACGTTTCCCGCATCCCCCCGGCCGCGCTGCGCCTGCAGAACACGGCGGTGGCGCGCGGCGGTGCCACCCCCTTTGTCCCCGACCTGTCCCCTTTTGTCCTCTCGGGCCGCCGctacccccccaccccccaaaattccgATTTCTCCATCGATTCCCTCTTgggagaaccccaaaatccttcagCACCACCtcaaattcatcccaaaattccgATTTGTCCCCAAATTTGTCCCCAAATTTGTCCTCAAATTtgtccccaaatttggggacaACTCCCAACGTCGCACAGCTCCGGGGGTGGCCCCAACGTGGTGGCGCcgggtttggattttttggggggtcagggatcgttccccaaaaaaaaatcgGGGGGGGAACAGcaaaatttgggggagggggcggAGTTCGGGGCGGCCCCGCCCAATAAAAGCGTCTTCGATGTGTGGTTGAGTCACCCCGGGGACATCGGGATGAGGGGGTGA